A DNA window from Nitrospirota bacterium contains the following coding sequences:
- a CDS encoding PAS domain S-box protein: protein MLKAEITDIGSHWDNIINSINDGILIIDRDYNIVFANRVASKLFAFDNELPRRRCYEFLHKLSVPCNENYKFKTCPHKEVTLSGKPVSSTLPFVLISGEKKIFSVSAAPVKDSNGEVIQIVKIFQDVTEKKRTEEVLKRSEKEYRSLVDNSLAGVYKTNIKGDVIYANNALAKMLEFDSPDEVMTRSVLTFYKDINEREKIIESLKVTGGVRTIEVALLTKTGKTRDVLMSAVLEGETMSGMMMDITECKKMEALSRNQELLFSSIFEGMQDGMVVVDRNFSILYANSSYSRQTGFPLDEIMGKRCYEVSHHRKRPCYMEGEECSVKNAFATGAGNKIIHTHFDKEDNPVYVETAAYPIRDLSGNITSVAERVSNITEKLRLDEELKKRMKELEEFYEMAVGREIKMIELKAEVQNLKAELQRYKPAGRT, encoded by the coding sequence ATGCTTAAAGCTGAAATAACAGACATCGGCAGTCACTGGGACAATATTATAAATTCAATAAACGACGGCATACTGATCATTGACCGGGATTATAATATTGTTTTCGCCAACAGGGTCGCCTCTAAATTATTCGCCTTCGACAACGAGCTTCCGCGCCGGCGTTGTTATGAGTTCCTGCATAAACTCTCCGTCCCGTGCAATGAAAATTACAAATTCAAAACATGCCCCCATAAAGAAGTCACATTGTCAGGCAAGCCGGTAAGCTCAACCCTCCCTTTTGTATTGATAAGCGGGGAGAAGAAAATTTTCAGCGTCAGCGCGGCGCCTGTGAAAGACAGTAACGGCGAAGTCATACAGATCGTCAAGATCTTCCAGGACGTCACAGAGAAAAAACGCACTGAAGAAGTTTTAAAGAGGTCCGAGAAAGAGTACAGGTCACTCGTAGACAATTCGCTTGCCGGGGTGTATAAGACCAACATCAAAGGAGATGTAATTTACGCAAACAATGCGCTGGCAAAAATGCTTGAATTTGACTCCCCTGATGAAGTGATGACCAGGAGCGTGCTTACGTTTTACAAGGACATAAATGAACGCGAGAAAATAATTGAGAGTTTAAAGGTGACAGGAGGCGTCAGGACCATTGAGGTCGCGCTTCTTACAAAGACAGGCAAAACGAGGGACGTCCTGATGAGTGCGGTCCTTGAGGGGGAGACCATGTCCGGCATGATGATGGACATCACGGAGTGCAAAAAGATGGAGGCGCTGTCCCGAAACCAGGAGTTATTATTTTCTTCCATCTTTGAGGGGATGCAGGACGGCATGGTGGTTGTTGACAGAAATTTTTCAATACTCTACGCAAACAGCAGTTACAGCAGGCAGACCGGTTTCCCCTTAGATGAGATAATGGGAAAGCGCTGCTACGAAGTTTCGCATCACCGCAAGAGGCCCTGCTACATGGAGGGCGAGGAATGCAGCGTAAAGAACGCGTTTGCCACAGGGGCCGGCAACAAGATAATCCATACCCACTTCGACAAAGAAGATAACCCCGTTTATGTCGAGACCGCGGCTTATCCGATCAGGGACCTTTCAGGCAATATTACGTCAGTTGCCGAGAGGGTAAGCAACATCACTGAGAAACTGCGGCTCGATGAAGAGCTGAAGAAGCGCATGAAAGAGCTTGAGGAATTTTATGAAATGGCTGTCGGCAGGGAAATTAAAATGATAGAGTTGAAGGCGGAAGTCCAAAATCTGAAAGCAGAGCTTCAGCGATATAAACCGGCCGGCAGGACATGA
- a CDS encoding HD domain-containing protein, whose amino-acid sequence MKSKLSITVIIFAFLIFTGYLYYDYKHHGEWITKHLFSTQNPFDAVFFILVLCAFIGSFIAAYFINDRKKLLDQTKHSEEQLRHAAREWTATFDSMPYGVLLTDGECNIIRANQYIAGLSGVPARDLVFRKKCQDTVCMKDRSNLCHVHNAAKNKATGNYEFYNRKYNKFFSESITPMLNDEGNVVTYVHVLVDITDMKEKEYKLIQSKDAFFNMLKDMDATYKEMRAVYDGLIVTFSNILDAKSSWTRGHSIEVAQYATAIAREMGLSELEIETLRVAALLHDIGKIGTYDVILDKPDTLTDEEFSLIRTHTIKGEEILRPIKGLDKILPIVRSHHEKVNGAGYPDGLKGDEIPFLARILCVADSFDAMVSDRPYRLSRGRQYAVTELKQCSGEQFDPHIVDAFVNTMERVSAA is encoded by the coding sequence ATGAAATCAAAGTTATCAATTACTGTTATTATTTTCGCTTTCCTTATTTTCACCGGTTACCTGTATTACGATTATAAGCATCACGGTGAATGGATAACAAAGCACTTGTTCTCTACGCAGAACCCCTTCGACGCTGTTTTCTTCATCCTGGTCCTTTGCGCCTTTATCGGCTCATTTATAGCAGCCTATTTTATCAATGACAGGAAGAAACTCCTCGACCAGACCAAACACTCTGAAGAACAATTGAGACATGCGGCGCGTGAATGGACAGCAACCTTTGATTCCATGCCCTACGGTGTTTTGCTGACTGACGGCGAGTGCAATATCATCAGGGCCAACCAGTACATAGCAGGATTATCAGGCGTACCTGCCAGGGACCTCGTCTTCCGTAAAAAATGCCAGGACACGGTCTGCATGAAGGACAGGTCAAACCTTTGCCATGTGCATAACGCGGCAAAGAACAAAGCCACCGGGAATTACGAGTTCTACAACCGGAAATACAATAAGTTTTTCAGCGAAAGCATTACCCCGATGCTCAATGATGAGGGGAATGTTGTTACCTATGTGCATGTCCTGGTCGATATCACCGACATGAAAGAAAAGGAATATAAACTCATCCAGTCCAAAGACGCGTTCTTTAACATGCTTAAAGACATGGACGCCACTTACAAGGAAATGAGGGCCGTCTATGACGGCCTCATCGTAACGTTCTCCAATATCCTGGATGCCAAGAGCTCGTGGACCAGGGGGCATTCAATAGAAGTTGCGCAATATGCAACGGCAATAGCCAGAGAGATGGGATTAAGCGAACTGGAGATCGAGACCCTCAGGGTGGCCGCCCTCCTGCACGATATCGGAAAGATCGGGACATACGATGTCATCCTTGATAAACCGGACACACTCACTGATGAGGAATTCTCGCTCATAAGAACACACACCATAAAAGGCGAGGAGATATTAAGGCCCATAAAAGGGCTTGATAAAATACTGCCGATCGTCAGGTCCCATCATGAAAAAGTCAACGGCGCAGGCTATCCTGACGGGCTGAAGGGAGATGAGATACCCTTTCTCGCAAGGATACTTTGCGTTGCCGATTCTTTCGACGCGATGGTGTCGGACAGGCCATACCGTCTCTCGCGCGGCAGGCAGTACGCGGTCACAGAGTTGAAACAATGCTCTGGGGAACAATTCGACCCGCATATTGTAGATGCCTTCGTAAATACAATGGAACGGGTTTCCGCCGCTTAA
- the hemH gene encoding ferrochelatase yields the protein MTELDQKTIGVVLLNLGGPDSLQAVRPFLYNLFSDREIIRLGPAFLQKPIAWLISTLRSKKTEAMYNQIGGKSPILEITKAQAEALEKALNAEAEKTGNSEDKKSQLLNLSTSQLHFKVYIGMRYWRPFMKDTADKIIQDGVKHLVVLSLYPHYSKATTGSSVEDFKQAMSTLNAQRSTPDIQYIEQWYDFQPYIEALAELIAEGMLKFNPPGGPGGVTLLYSAHSLPQSFIDEGDPYLDHIKSTIAAVNSLLADRYSLPLKWHLSFQSKSGPVKWLEPATEEAIIKLAGEGCKNLLVVPISFVSDHIETLYEIDILYKELAKKHGITLQRCRSLNTSEKFILAMKQLVMSKIQ from the coding sequence TTGACTGAACTCGATCAAAAAACTATCGGCGTTGTTTTACTGAACCTCGGCGGACCCGACTCCTTGCAGGCAGTCAGGCCGTTTCTCTACAACCTTTTCTCCGACAGGGAGATCATCAGGCTCGGCCCGGCCTTTCTCCAAAAGCCTATCGCATGGCTCATCTCAACTTTGCGTTCAAAAAAGACTGAAGCCATGTACAATCAGATAGGCGGGAAGTCTCCCATTCTTGAAATCACAAAAGCACAGGCTGAGGCGCTGGAGAAGGCATTAAATGCAGAAGCTGAGAAGACAGGAAATTCAGAAGATAAGAAATCTCAACTTCTCAACCTCTCAACTTCTCAACTTCACTTCAAAGTCTACATCGGGATGCGTTACTGGCGGCCTTTCATGAAAGATACCGCAGATAAAATCATCCAGGATGGCGTTAAGCATCTTGTCGTCCTCAGTCTTTATCCGCATTACTCAAAGGCGACGACAGGTTCATCAGTAGAAGATTTCAAACAGGCAATGTCTACGCTCAACGCTCAACGCTCAACACCCGACATTCAGTACATTGAACAATGGTATGATTTCCAGCCTTACATAGAGGCCCTCGCAGAATTAATTGCAGAAGGAATGTTGAAATTCAATCCCCCCGGGGGGCCGGGGGGGGTTACACTCCTCTACAGCGCGCACAGCCTGCCGCAGTCTTTTATTGACGAAGGGGACCCGTATCTCGACCACATAAAATCCACCATTGCGGCCGTCAACTCGTTACTCGCTGACCGTTACTCGTTACCTCTGAAATGGCATCTTTCATTTCAGAGTAAAAGCGGGCCTGTCAAATGGCTTGAGCCCGCAACAGAGGAGGCCATTATTAAACTTGCCGGAGAGGGCTGTAAAAATTTACTTGTCGTGCCGATCAGTTTTGTCTCAGACCATATCGAGACACTATATGAAATAGACATTCTGTATAAAGAGCTTGCTAAAAAACATGGTATAACTCTTCAAAGATGCCGGTCGTTGAATACATCCGAAAAATTCATACTTGCGATGAAGCAGCTTGTTATGTCTAAAATACAATAG
- the hemG gene encoding protoporphyrinogen oxidase, with protein MKRIAIVGGGISGLTVAYALLTRAQNTEHRTQMDITVFESDNRPGGKIWTDRTDGFLCEKGANGFLDNKPRTLELCKSLGIDPLRSNENSRKRFLFVNGKLNALPESPPAFIKSDLISWGGKLRMLMEYNAPKGPEDETVADFITRRLGKEALEKLIDPMASGIYAGNPYRMSIKSCFPRIKELEQEYGGLIKALLKIRKQKKQQQKASGEKVSVAPGGTLTSFYNGAQTMTDTLAEKLGDRVKLGVSVYGIVKDSSSYKLYTSKDTVEADIVIIASPAYAAAEILKDFDTEISRFLSDIPYPHVSVVCLGYKKEKIGHHLNGFGFLIPHIEGRKILGTLWDSSIFPNRASEGHALLRTMVGGAQAPEMAMLDDDKIISLVFDELRPILSLKAEPDMIRVYRWEKAIPQYMLGHSKKIMLIEKRLRSYPGLYLTGNAYRGIGMNDCVESGYKLADEIIAHL; from the coding sequence ATGAAAAGAATAGCCATAGTCGGCGGCGGCATATCCGGGCTGACAGTCGCATACGCGCTGTTGACCAGAGCACAGAACACAGAGCACAGAACACAGATGGACATCACTGTCTTTGAATCGGACAACAGGCCCGGGGGGAAGATATGGACGGACAGAACAGACGGTTTCCTTTGCGAGAAGGGCGCAAACGGTTTTCTTGACAATAAGCCCCGCACCCTTGAATTGTGCAAGAGCCTCGGCATTGACCCTTTGAGGAGCAATGAAAATTCCAGGAAGCGGTTTCTTTTTGTTAACGGAAAACTCAATGCCCTGCCAGAGTCACCTCCCGCTTTTATAAAATCAGACCTCATTTCATGGGGCGGCAAACTCAGGATGCTGATGGAATACAACGCGCCCAAAGGGCCGGAGGATGAAACAGTAGCGGATTTTATAACCCGCCGTCTCGGAAAAGAGGCGCTTGAAAAACTCATTGATCCTATGGCGTCCGGGATTTACGCAGGCAACCCCTACAGGATGAGCATAAAGAGCTGCTTCCCCCGCATCAAGGAACTTGAGCAGGAATACGGCGGCCTTATAAAGGCTTTATTAAAGATACGCAAACAGAAGAAGCAGCAGCAAAAAGCCTCAGGCGAAAAAGTGTCGGTTGCCCCCGGGGGCACGCTCACCTCATTTTATAACGGCGCTCAGACAATGACGGACACGCTTGCGGAAAAACTTGGCGACAGGGTAAAACTCGGGGTCTCAGTTTACGGCATTGTAAAAGACAGCTCCTCATATAAACTATACACATCAAAGGACACTGTCGAAGCCGATATTGTAATTATCGCGTCCCCGGCTTACGCGGCAGCGGAGATACTAAAGGACTTTGACACGGAGATCTCAAGATTCCTTTCGGATATCCCCTACCCCCACGTATCGGTCGTCTGCCTTGGATACAAAAAAGAAAAGATCGGGCACCACTTAAACGGTTTCGGTTTCCTCATTCCACATATCGAAGGCCGGAAGATCCTCGGCACGCTCTGGGACTCAAGCATATTCCCGAACCGGGCCTCAGAGGGCCATGCCCTTCTGAGAACAATGGTCGGCGGCGCCCAGGCCCCTGAGATGGCCATGCTTGATGATGATAAGATCATAAGCCTGGTCTTTGATGAACTCAGGCCGATACTCTCCCTGAAAGCAGAACCCGACATGATAAGGGTCTACAGGTGGGAAAAGGCGATCCCGCAGTATATGCTTGGACACAGCAAAAAAATAATGCTGATCGAAAAAAGACTGAGATCATATCCGGGACTTTATCTGACAGGCAATGCCTACAGGGGGATCGGCATGAACGATTGCGTGGAGAGCGGGTACAAACTCGCGGATGAGATCATCGCTCATTTGTAG
- a CDS encoding tetratricopeptide repeat protein: protein MARVRTRDSKVRSWLVIGITAFTFSCISFACAEKASVKKDNDTGIKEEIIAAAENEKTAEKEAVSKTLEDWLVLGISYSSEGRHKEAMDAFKEAVKINPDSAEAHYRLGLEYKEAGDIQFAIRALEQAVRLNPDFTEAYLGLGFIYKNAGSDNLALEAFKNVVRLDADNADVHNHIGEIYLSLHLRNEALTAFLKAVKIKPDFAQAHYNLGSVYVLFNNIGSALDEYKTLVNIDRRLAYKLFNQIYK, encoded by the coding sequence ATGGCAAGAGTAAGGACCAGGGATTCAAAGGTCCGCAGCTGGCTGGTTATCGGAATTACCGCTTTTACGTTTTCATGTATTTCATTCGCCTGCGCCGAGAAGGCTTCTGTTAAAAAAGACAATGACACAGGGATAAAAGAAGAGATCATTGCCGCTGCAGAGAATGAAAAGACAGCGGAGAAAGAGGCCGTCAGTAAGACTCTGGAAGACTGGCTTGTCCTTGGAATAAGCTACAGCAGCGAAGGCAGGCATAAGGAGGCAATGGACGCCTTCAAGGAGGCGGTCAAGATAAACCCTGACTCCGCGGAGGCGCACTACAGGCTCGGCCTTGAATACAAGGAAGCAGGCGACATCCAATTTGCAATACGCGCCCTCGAACAGGCGGTCCGGCTTAACCCTGATTTTACAGAGGCGTATCTGGGCCTCGGGTTTATATACAAAAATGCAGGGTCGGACAATCTCGCGCTGGAGGCCTTTAAAAATGTAGTGAGGCTCGATGCTGATAACGCGGACGTGCATAACCATATCGGGGAGATATATCTGAGCCTGCATTTAAGAAATGAAGCGCTAACTGCTTTCCTGAAAGCGGTAAAGATCAAGCCTGACTTTGCCCAGGCCCATTACAACCTCGGCAGCGTCTACGTATTGTTCAACAATATAGGCTCTGCGCTTGATGAATACAAAACACTTGTGAATATTGACCGGCGGCTGGCATATAAGTTGTTCAATCAGATCTACAAATGA
- a CDS encoding type II toxin-antitoxin system PemK/MazF family toxin, with protein MKRGEVRWYKFQSPDKKRPVVILTRNSILDYLGEVTVAPITSTIRDIPSEVLLSKENGMHNDCAVNCDHIQTVSKEKIGALITTLSKEKLFQVRNAISFALNL; from the coding sequence ATGAAACGGGGCGAGGTGAGATGGTACAAGTTTCAAAGTCCTGACAAGAAACGCCCCGTGGTGATTTTAACAAGAAATTCCATATTGGATTATTTAGGCGAAGTCACTGTTGCGCCAATAACTTCAACCATAAGAGACATCCCGAGCGAGGTACTCTTATCGAAAGAGAACGGCATGCATAACGATTGTGCTGTTAATTGTGATCATATCCAGACGGTTTCAAAAGAAAAGATTGGAGCGTTGATTACAACTTTATCTAAAGAAAAACTGTTTCAAGTTCGTAACGCTATTAGTTTTGCATTGAATCTTTGA
- a CDS encoding ribbon-helix-helix protein, CopG family, with the protein MRTIQMTLDDELVASVDRVVKRLKTTRSAFTRKALKDAIKQVNINMLEKKHKRGYECHPVGKKEFSVWESEQEWDE; encoded by the coding sequence ATGAGGACAATTCAAATGACTTTAGATGATGAATTAGTAGCATCCGTTGACAGGGTTGTTAAGAGGCTGAAAACAACCCGTTCTGCATTTACTCGAAAGGCATTGAAGGACGCTATTAAGCAAGTGAATATCAATATGCTTGAAAAAAAGCATAAAAGAGGATACGAATGTCATCCTGTCGGCAAAAAAGAATTTAGCGTTTGGGAATCAGAGCAGGAGTGGGATGAATGA
- a CDS encoding DUF2846 domain-containing protein: MTKIITKLLTISLLLAGMLVLSNCASLGPVYQKVEMVPDNVGLVYIYRPSGFVGGGVSYDIKVGETPITTLYSGGYYPYFSNPGEVEFWAQTESKSSVTLDIKAGQTYYIKGTVGVGIFVGRPHLMVMSPETAEKEIVECKLIPEEKK; this comes from the coding sequence ATGACAAAAATTATTACAAAACTACTGACGATTTCTCTATTACTGGCAGGCATGTTAGTGTTATCAAATTGCGCCAGTCTCGGCCCAGTTTACCAGAAGGTCGAGATGGTCCCGGATAACGTTGGATTGGTTTATATATATCGACCGAGCGGCTTTGTGGGCGGGGGCGTTTCATATGATATAAAAGTTGGTGAAACCCCCATTACTACATTATATAGCGGCGGCTACTATCCATATTTCTCAAATCCTGGTGAGGTAGAGTTTTGGGCCCAAACGGAGTCAAAAAGCTCTGTAACCCTTGATATAAAAGCAGGACAGACTTACTACATAAAAGGCACGGTTGGTGTTGGTATTTTTGTTGGAAGACCTCATCTGATGGTGATGTCACCAGAAACAGCAGAGAAGGAAATCGTAGAGTGTAAGTTAATACCGGAGGAGAAGAAATAG
- a CDS encoding AI-2E family transporter, with product MQAERLSTVIYFGIVLLLFYLFYKILNPFMITIAWAMVLSITFYPLYKLVLKYIKRQWAASLITLIVILITIFGPFSYIIGALTDEITGVYRSIEEKGLETITNIQSYPRLQEILNKISSYKALGEFNFQESIVSTLKTAGEYFVRHVSDVFTNVFVLLFNFIIMCLTIYYFLKDGETLTEYLQKLLPFSEGQKNKLVERIKETVVAAVYGQLAVGIAQGGLGGIAFWVLGLPSPVFWGTVMAITSLVPLFGTALVWLPGALILISSGSLGKGIGLLLFGALIISSIDSVLKPLIIGGKTKLHTLLVFFSVLGGIKFLGFLGFILGPLIAALCLSLFEIYTEEA from the coding sequence ATGCAGGCTGAGCGCTTATCTACAGTAATTTATTTCGGGATCGTATTGCTCCTTTTCTATCTCTTCTACAAGATACTGAACCCCTTCATGATCACGATCGCGTGGGCCATGGTGCTGAGCATTACATTTTACCCGCTGTATAAATTGGTCCTCAAATACATAAAGCGTCAATGGGCCGCCTCACTGATCACTCTCATCGTCATTTTGATTACCATATTCGGGCCGTTCTCATATATTATCGGCGCCCTCACAGACGAGATCACAGGTGTCTACCGCTCGATCGAGGAGAAGGGGCTTGAGACCATTACAAATATTCAGTCATACCCCAGGCTTCAGGAAATACTCAACAAGATTTCTTCATACAAGGCACTCGGGGAATTTAATTTCCAGGAAAGCATCGTATCCACTTTGAAGACAGCCGGGGAATATTTTGTAAGGCACGTCTCAGATGTCTTTACGAACGTATTTGTCCTCCTGTTCAATTTTATCATCATGTGCCTGACGATCTATTATTTTCTCAAGGACGGTGAGACGCTTACCGAGTATCTGCAGAAACTGCTCCCCTTTTCTGAAGGACAAAAAAATAAATTGGTTGAACGCATCAAGGAGACAGTGGTGGCCGCGGTATACGGACAGCTTGCCGTGGGCATCGCGCAGGGGGGGCTCGGCGGGATCGCCTTCTGGGTGCTGGGATTGCCCTCGCCTGTATTCTGGGGGACCGTGATGGCTATTACCTCACTTGTGCCTCTCTTTGGAACGGCCCTGGTGTGGCTGCCCGGGGCTTTGATTTTGATCTCCTCCGGCAGCCTGGGAAAGGGGATAGGCCTCCTGCTTTTCGGGGCCCTGATAATCAGCAGCATAGACAGCGTCCTGAAACCCCTGATAATAGGAGGCAAGACAAAACTGCACACGCTCCTTGTATTCTTCAGCGTCCTTGGCGGGATAAAGTTCCTCGGCTTTTTAGGCTTCATCCTCGGCCCGCTCATCGCCGCATTGTGCCTCTCCCTGTTTGAGATCTATACCGAAGAGGCGTAG
- a CDS encoding D-aminoacylase, translated as MTIDYLIKDGFVIDGARDNSAPFRSDIAIEGGRIKEIGELSNISADKVISAKGLVVCPGFIDAHAHSEFTLLADGRAEGKISQGITTEINGNCGMSAAPLYGAAREQREKDLDELNIKDRWSAFPEYFALLEKRRFATNFITLTGHGNIRASVAGYTDKPLSETQMKEMIALLRDAMAAGAKGLSTGLIYPPGIYSDVLEIIDLAREAVRSNGIYATHMRSEGDLLLEAVDEVITIARESGIHPHISHLKTGGEKNWWKLKEVFEKINYAHENDIPLTCDRYPYIAGSTDLDAVLPAWAFEGGRKREIERLKNERQRLAGDILKEHPEASCWDNIVISSLNLAKNKWMEGRSISDISSSAGKQPLELVFDVLVEEELQVGAIFFSMNEENLKEILKQPYTMIGTDSSSRSFDGITAKGKPHPRGFGSCPRVLGRYARELGLLTLSEAVYKMTGLPAKTFRIENRGVIAKDHFADIVVFDPDKVNDTAEFNDPFQKPEGIHHVFVNGVPVYSEGRITGNLPGRILR; from the coding sequence ATGACCATTGATTATTTGATAAAAGACGGATTCGTTATTGACGGCGCAAGAGACAATAGTGCCCCTTTTAGATCGGACATTGCTATTGAAGGCGGCCGCATAAAGGAAATTGGCGAGCTTTCAAATATTTCAGCGGATAAAGTTATCAGCGCGAAAGGCCTTGTTGTCTGTCCGGGATTCATTGACGCGCACGCGCATTCCGAATTCACACTGCTTGCGGACGGAAGGGCTGAGGGGAAGATCAGCCAGGGGATTACGACTGAGATAAACGGCAACTGCGGGATGTCGGCGGCCCCCCTTTACGGCGCTGCGCGGGAACAGAGAGAAAAGGACCTTGACGAATTAAATATTAAAGACAGGTGGAGCGCCTTCCCCGAATACTTCGCGCTCTTAGAGAAAAGAAGGTTCGCCACTAATTTCATCACCCTTACAGGCCACGGCAATATCCGCGCGTCTGTTGCGGGATATACTGACAAACCTCTTTCGGAAACCCAGATGAAAGAGATGATCGCACTCCTCAGGGACGCAATGGCTGCCGGAGCAAAAGGCCTGTCCACGGGGCTCATATATCCTCCGGGGATCTATTCCGACGTCCTGGAAATAATCGACCTCGCGCGGGAGGCCGTGAGAAGCAACGGGATCTACGCGACCCATATGAGAAGCGAGGGAGACTTGCTTCTTGAGGCGGTTGACGAGGTGATAACAATAGCCCGCGAATCCGGGATACACCCCCACATATCTCACTTAAAAACAGGTGGCGAAAAGAACTGGTGGAAGCTGAAAGAGGTTTTTGAAAAAATTAATTACGCTCATGAAAATGATATCCCCTTAACATGCGACAGGTATCCTTATATTGCGGGAAGCACGGACCTCGACGCGGTCCTGCCGGCCTGGGCATTTGAGGGAGGACGCAAAAGGGAGATCGAAAGATTGAAGAATGAAAGACAAAGGCTTGCCGGAGACATTCTCAAAGAACATCCTGAGGCGTCCTGCTGGGACAATATAGTGATCTCGTCCCTGAACCTTGCGAAAAACAAATGGATGGAGGGCAGGAGCATCTCGGACATCAGCTCGTCTGCGGGCAAGCAGCCGCTTGAATTGGTCTTCGATGTCCTTGTTGAAGAGGAATTGCAGGTTGGGGCGATATTCTTTTCAATGAATGAAGAGAACCTGAAAGAGATATTAAAACAGCCGTACACCATGATAGGCACTGACAGCAGCTCAAGGAGTTTCGATGGAATCACCGCAAAAGGAAAGCCTCATCCACGTGGCTTCGGCAGTTGCCCGAGAGTACTCGGAAGGTACGCAAGAGAGTTAGGGCTCTTAACTTTGAGCGAGGCGGTTTATAAGATGACAGGATTGCCTGCGAAAACCTTTCGCATTGAAAACCGGGGCGTCATCGCCAAAGACCACTTTGCTGATATTGTCGTTTTCGATCCTGATAAAGTAAATGACACTGCGGAATTTAACGATCCATTTCAGAAGCCGGAGGGCATCCATCATGTGTTTGTAAACGGCGTGCCAGTTTATTCCGAAGGCAGGATCACCGGGAATTTGCCGGGCCGCATTTTGAGATAG